From Elusimicrobiota bacterium:
CCGTGAAAGCGCGGCGCGCCTCGCAGAAAGGGAACGGCTGCACGGGCTTCCAGTCGGGGAGCGGCCAATCGGACAGCGAGGTCATTGCAGCGGCCGCTGAGGCGGGCCCTTGCGGAACAGCGCGTCGAAGGCGCCCCGGGACTTCGGGCTCTTGGGCTGCGGCGGAGTGCGCGCCGGGCCGCGGCGGGGCCGGAAATAATCGCAGCTGGTGGAGCAGGTCTTGTCGGCCACCGGTTCGGCCTGGGTCTCCTTGCACTCGGAGCGGTAGCTGGGCTCCTCGAAGAAGCAGTTGCGGCAGCAGCGGGTGTCGGACTCGCAGCCGGGGCAGCGGTCCTGGCGGCCGAAGGCGTTGCCCTCCAGATCCTGACCGCAGCGATAGCAGGCCGTGGTCATGGCTTCTTGCCCCCCGCTTCGTCCAAGACTTCCTGAAGGGAGCGCGCGGCGTCCGGGAAGGCCTTGCCCGCCTTGATGTCCCTCTTAAGCAGAGCCGCGGCCTCGTCCTTGCGGGCCAAGGCCAGCAGGGCCTTGGCCCGGACCTTGGTCACGGCCAGGCGGTTGGCCCCGTAGGACAGCTTGTCCGCGGCCTCGGCCTTGGCCAGAGCCCCGGCCGCGTCGCCCTTGCCCAGCAGGACGCGCGCCCAGCGGTAGGGATAGACGTAGTCGGAGGGATAGGCCGCGACCAGCTCGCCGTAGAAGGCGCCTAGGCCGGCGTCGTCGCCGGCCTGCTCCAGGAAGAAGCGCCGGTCGTCGTCATGGTTGCGGTCCGCTCCGGTCTTTAGGCCCATGCCGTCGAGGAAGGCCGCGGCGCGCTTGAGCAGCGCGGCCTCCTGGTCCTTATGACCCAGGCCGGAGTAGACCTGGGCCAGCGCCTCGACCCCGGAGCGGAAGTCGGCGCAGCGCACGGGAGCAGGCGCGAAGAGCCGCTTCACCGAGAGGCTCTCCAGGGCGCGGCGCTCCGCATCCAGCAGCTCCTGGCGCCGCGGGGCGGGCAAAGACTCCAGGAGCTTGGCCGCGTGCATCACGTCGTAAGCCGCATCGCAGCCGTCCTCCTGGGACATCAAGGTCATGAGCGCGGAAGCGGCCTTCTCGCCCGAGCCGCGCGCCAGCGCCAGCCGCGCCTCCAGGATGTTCCAGCCCCGCCGCGCGCGCAGGCTCTTGAGCCGCTCGGCCGGGAGCTTGGACACTTCCTTGGCGGCCTTGTCGTCCTCGCCGGCCAGGAGCCTCTGCTCGAGGCGCGACTCGGCCTCGGCCAGCGGGTCCGGGGCCGCGACCTTGAGCATCGCGCCCAGTCGCGCCAGGAAATCCGCCTCCGTCTGCTCCCCGGCGATGCGTCCCAGGACCTCGCCTTTGGGGCTGACCAGCACGAAGCTGGGCAGGGCCGTCACCGCGTACTTGGCCTTGAGCGTCCCGCCTTCCTCCTTGTCCACGTCCTCTTTGAGGAGCACCAGACCCTGGGCCGCGACCGCGAAGGGGTCCTTGGATAGCACGTTGGCGGCCATGTAATAGCAGGAGTAGCACCAGGGGGCCTGGAACTCGATGAGCAGGGGCCGGCGCGCGGCCCGGGACTGAGCCTCGGCCTGGGCGCGGTCCTCCAGCCAGACCGGGGCGGCCTGGGCGGAGACGTTGAGGAAAAGCAAGGCAGCCAGGATCTTCATGCCGACATGATATCAAAAGGCGCCGGCTCAGGCCTTGTAAAGCCCGCGCAGGTGCAGGTAGGTGCTCAGGACCTTCTGGACGTAGGCCATGGTCTCGCGGTAGGGCGGCACGCCGCCGTATTTCTGCACGGCCCCGGGGCCCGCGTTGTAGGAGGCGATGACCTTCTTGACGTCGCTGCTCGCGAAGGGGTTGATGCCGGCCAAGGCCGAGAAGGAGATGTCCGTGAACTTGTTCCACATGCTCTTCAGGAACGCCACGCCGGCGCGCAGGTTGGTCGAGGCGTCGTAGAGGTGGTCCGGGTTGGCGACCCCGAGGCCCCGGCCCGTGTCCGGCATGATCTGCATCAGGCCCCGCGCGCCCACCGGGCTGGTGGCGCCGGTCTGGAAGCCGGACTCGTTCTGCACCAAGGCCAGGACCAGCAGCGGGTCGACCTTCTGGCGGACGGCCTCGGCGATGGTCATGTCGATGACTTTCTGGCTGGCGCCGCGGCCCTTGAGATAGTCGGCCACCTTGGAGAAGCGCGAGCGGTCCGCGGCGTCGAGCGCGAGCGGGCTGGGCACCTCGCGGATCACGAGCCCCCGGGCCGGCGCCGGGGCGGCGAAGGCCGCGGCCGGGGCCACGGCGAAGACGGCCCGCGGCAGCGGGGCGGGGCGGGAGAAGCCGGCGTTGTCGAAAAGGCGGTCCAGGGACTGCGCGTCCGAGACCAGGCTTATTCGAGCTTTGAGATCCTCGAAGAACTTCTTCTGGTCCCCGGAGACGGCGCTCTGCTGGAGCTTCTTGACGGCTTGGAAAGCCTCGACTTGGGCCTGAGCCAGGAGCGCGGCCGGACTGGGCTGGACCAGCCCGCCGTGCAGGAACGGGAAAAGCTCGCCGGTGAGAGCCCGCTTCCAGGCGTCCAGGCGCAGCTGCGCGGGCCGGAGCGTCTCCACCGAGACCGCCGCCTCGCCCGCCGACTTGACCTGGGCGAGTTCCGGGCCATACTTCGCCTGCATCTGCGGCGTCAGCTTCGCCACGTAGTCGGTCCAGTCCCGGACGTCGCCTAGGAGCCGGCTTTGGTCGCGCTGCAGGACGGCCTGGGCCTGGTCCTCCGGAACGGCCGCGCCGGCCGGGGCCGCTGCCGCGAGGATGATTCCCAGGAGTAGGAACTTCATACTAATAGTATGGGCCCCTTCGGTCCCTCTTCCCAGGAGCCGAGTACCCTGCACCCTCTAGGACTTTAGTCCTAGGCCCGGAGTTGAGCCGCGGCGGGAAATGTGCGATAACATTGATATGCCTCAAGGCCGCCCCCCCAGCCGGACGCCGCCCAAGCGGACGTCGCCGCTATGGCGCAGGAGCCTCGATTCCCACTGGGCGATCAATACCACCATACGCTGCCAGCACCGCTGCGTGTACTGCTTCGAAGGCGACCGGCACGGCCTCAAGGACATCCCTTGCGCCGAGACCAAGGCTCTGCTGGACCAGGCCGCCCGGGAGGTCCCGGCCGTCATCTTCATGGGGGCCGAACCCACCCTGAATCCTCATCTGCCGGAGCTGGTCCGGTACGCGACCGATCTGGGGCTGGGGGCCAGCATCTCCACCAACGCCCTGCGCCTGGCGGACTGGGACTATCTCATGAGCCTGCACAAGGCCGGCCTGAAGAACATCGAGTTCTCGTTCCATTATCCGGACGAAAAGGTCTATAGCCGCATAACCCGCGCCGCTCCCGCGGGCTTCGCCCGCCTGCTCAAGGCCCTGGACAACATCGCGCGCTGGCAGCGGGAATTCGTGCCCCCCGGGCGCGCGCGCTACTTCCAGATCCTGCCCGCCGTCAACCTCGTGGTCAGCCGCTTCAACGTGGACCGCCTCGAAGAAGTCCTGGGGCATCTGGCCGGACACCTCGACGAAGGCCGCTACGTGGTGACCTGCAAGCGCCTGGATATGGCTCCGGTCCTGCACGAGGAGTCCTTCCGCCGCTCCATGTACGTGCCCCTCGCGGACCTGCGCCGCTGCCTCTCCCGGCTCGCCCCCCAGGCGGCCGCGGGGGTCAAGCTCGGGTTCCGGGACTTCCCGCTCTGCGCCATCCCCGGGCTGGAGCGCCTGGACTACGACCTGGGCTATTGGCTCAACGACGTGCGGGTCAGGCAGAACTTCTTCCGCCAGGGGCAGATGGTGGACATGTACCCTGAGGAATCGCACGAGGCCCAGCCCTTCGACTGGATCTGCGAGGACTGCTCCCTCAGCCCGCTCTGCCGCCAGCGCTACCTCTTCCTCCAGGCCGACTCTTCGCCCGAGCACGCCCCGCGCCCCCTGTCGGGGGCTCTGCCCGAGCCGCTGGCCGCCTGGGTCGGCCGCCAACCCCGGGGCGCGGCGGTCCTGCGCGCGCCGCGCCGCCGCACCGCGCGGGGCTGGGCTCTGGGCTCTCTGCTGAAAGCCTCCCCGCCCGAGCGCCCCCTGGCCGGCAAGACTTTGTTCTGGGCGCCTCTGGAGCGCGGGGTCATCAGGCTCTCGGCCGGGACGCGCTCCACGCGACTGAGCCTGGACCGCGACGGCGAGGGAACCTGGCGTCTCGTTCCGGCACAGGAGGGCCTGCCCGCCTGGGCTGAGCCCGGCCGCGCCCGGCTGCAGGACCTGCTGCGGCGCCTGCCCGCGCCGCCGCCCGACTGCCTGCCGGAGCCGGCCCTTAGGCCCACGGCCCTGCCTCCCTACTGGGGCAATCCGGCCGGCGCCAGGGCTCCGTCAGGAAAGCCCGCGGCCCGGCCCAAGCTGCCGCCGCGCTGGGACGGCTTCGTGGGCGGGCTCTTCCTGGAGCGCTGGCTCGCCGCGGCCGGCCGGGAGCCGGCTCTGCGCGAGGGGCGCCTGGAGCCGTCGG
This genomic window contains:
- a CDS encoding thioredoxin family protein; translated protein: MKILAALLFLNVSAQAAPVWLEDRAQAEAQSRAARRPLLIEFQAPWCYSCYYMAANVLSKDPFAVAAQGLVLLKEDVDKEEGGTLKAKYAVTALPSFVLVSPKGEVLGRIAGEQTEADFLARLGAMLKVAAPDPLAEAESRLEQRLLAGEDDKAAKEVSKLPAERLKSLRARRGWNILEARLALARGSGEKAASALMTLMSQEDGCDAAYDVMHAAKLLESLPAPRRQELLDAERRALESLSVKRLFAPAPVRCADFRSGVEALAQVYSGLGHKDQEAALLKRAAAFLDGMGLKTGADRNHDDDRRFFLEQAGDDAGLGAFYGELVAAYPSDYVYPYRWARVLLGKGDAAGALAKAEAADKLSYGANRLAVTKVRAKALLALARKDEAAALLKRDIKAGKAFPDAARSLQEVLDEAGGKKP
- a CDS encoding lytic transglycosylase domain-containing protein — encoded protein: MKFLLLGIILAAAAPAGAAVPEDQAQAVLQRDQSRLLGDVRDWTDYVAKLTPQMQAKYGPELAQVKSAGEAAVSVETLRPAQLRLDAWKRALTGELFPFLHGGLVQPSPAALLAQAQVEAFQAVKKLQQSAVSGDQKKFFEDLKARISLVSDAQSLDRLFDNAGFSRPAPLPRAVFAVAPAAAFAAPAPARGLVIREVPSPLALDAADRSRFSKVADYLKGRGASQKVIDMTIAEAVRQKVDPLLVLALVQNESGFQTGATSPVGARGLMQIMPDTGRGLGVANPDHLYDASTNLRAGVAFLKSMWNKFTDISFSALAGINPFASSDVKKVIASYNAGPGAVQKYGGVPPYRETMAYVQKVLSTYLHLRGLYKA
- a CDS encoding radical SAM protein, with protein sequence MPQGRPPSRTPPKRTSPLWRRSLDSHWAINTTIRCQHRCVYCFEGDRHGLKDIPCAETKALLDQAAREVPAVIFMGAEPTLNPHLPELVRYATDLGLGASISTNALRLADWDYLMSLHKAGLKNIEFSFHYPDEKVYSRITRAAPAGFARLLKALDNIARWQREFVPPGRARYFQILPAVNLVVSRFNVDRLEEVLGHLAGHLDEGRYVVTCKRLDMAPVLHEESFRRSMYVPLADLRRCLSRLAPQAAAGVKLGFRDFPLCAIPGLERLDYDLGYWLNDVRVRQNFFRQGQMVDMYPEESHEAQPFDWICEDCSLSPLCRQRYLFLQADSSPEHAPRPLSGALPEPLAAWVGRQPRGAAVLRAPRRRTARGWALGSLLKASPPERPLAGKTLFWAPLERGVIRLSAGTRSTRLSLDRDGEGTWRLVPAQEGLPAWAEPGRARLQDLLRRLPAPPPDCLPEPALRPTALPPYWGNPAGARAPSGKPAARPKLPPRWDGFVGGLFLERWLAAAGREPALREGRLEPSAGGLIRAHGPQVGDEGEFVVTPRDGPKSYGFLCGPLRLQADWLGSGASGLLWLKAAYAAGAELEARRAWPSAVPRREDSFLARAWRIFGAGLAPRAGARSGLLGGWVSDEGIQLDLVKVEGRPYGILLVPEALAQKPYACGHGISLQYAMPQGLRDESRWLAIVDAYARVLTGGKTPERGPKI